The following coding sequences are from one Sciurus carolinensis chromosome 11, mSciCar1.2, whole genome shotgun sequence window:
- the LOC124958624 gene encoding olfactory receptor 147-like: MVSGNGSSVTQFILLGLTQQPELQLPLFLLFLAIYVVSVVGNLGLIVLIILNPHLHTPMYYFLFNLSFIDLCYSSVIIPRMLMSFIEQNIISYAECMTQLFFFAFFVIDECCILTSMAYDRYVAICKPLLYRITMSHQVCLLLMVSVYAMGLVGAMAHTGCMLRLSFCDGNVIHHYMCDIPPLLKLSCTSTSINELVVFLVVGVNVIGPSLIIFISYTLILSNISSIRSTEGRSKAFSTCSSHIIVVSIFFGASAFMYLTPSPTGSLDQDKVSTVFYTIVGPMMNPFIYSLRNKDVHIALRKTLKKRVLS; the protein is encoded by the coding sequence ATGGTCTCAGGCAATGGCTCTTCAGTGACCCAGTTTATCCTGCTGGGTTTAACACAACAGCCAGAGCTCCAGctgcctctcttcctcctcttcttagCCATCTATGTGGTCTCTGTGGTGGGGAACCTGGGCTTGATTGTTCTGATTATTCTGAATCCTCACctgcacactcccatgtactACTTCCTCTTCAACCTTTCCTTCATTGATCTCTGCTACTCCTCTGTCATAATCCCCCGAATGCTGATGAGCTTTATAGAACAGAACATCATCTCTTATGCAGAGTGTATGACTcagctctttttctttgctttttttgttattgatgaGTGCTGTATTTTGACATCAATGGCTTATGATcggtatgtggccatctgtaagcctCTGCTTTATAGGATCACCATGTCCCATCAGGTCTGCCTCTTGCTGATGGTGAGTGTGTATGCAATGGGGCTTGTGGGTGCCATGGCCCACACTGGATGCATGCTGAGACTCAGCTTCTGTGATGGAAACGTCATCCATCACTACATGTGTGACATACCTCCTCTCCTGAAGCTCTCCTGCACAAGCACCTCCATCAATGAGCTGGTGGTTTTCCTTGTGGTAGGTGTCAATGTTATAGGGCCTAGCCTTATCATCTTCATTTCTTACACCTTGATTCTGTCTAACATTTCCAGCATCCGTTCCACAGAGGGCAGGTCCAAAGCATTCAGTACCTGCAGCTCTCACATAattgttgtttctattttctttggagCATCAGCTTTCATGTACCTTACACCTTCTCCTACTGGGTCTCTGGATCAAGACAAAGTATCCACAGTTTTTTATACCATTGTGGGACCGATGATGAACCCTTTCATCTACAGTTTGAGGAACAAGGATGTCCACATTGCACTGAGAAAGACTTTGAAGAAAAGGGTGCTCTCCTAA